Genomic window (Verrucomicrobiaceae bacterium):
GCGGTGGTGCATTGAGCACGGGGGAGGCGACGACGACGCGGCGCGGCATGCGATAGAGCTCGGAGAGGGCGCGGAGGATGTCGCGGCGCTTGATGGGCTTGGAGAGGGTGAGGTGGCGGCAGCCGACGGGGGGCGAGAATTTTTCGCGGTCGAGCTTCGCGCGAGTGATGGGGAGGAGGGTGATGATGGCGGCCCCTTTGGCTGCGGCGTGACGGAGGAGTGGCTGGGCGTCTTCTGGACGGAGGCGTGTGCAGTCGAGGATGAAGATGCCGGATTCATCGAGGAGGGTGTCGAGGTCGTCGATGGAGCGCTCTTTGAGGATGCTGATGCGCATGCTCCAGGCGGAGAGGCATTGATTGAGGACTTGCTGGGTGGTGGGATGGCCGCTGTGGAAGACGACGGGGCGGTTTTTGACGACGTCGATCCAGGCGATTTCTTCGGATCGCTCTTCGCCATCTGGGGCGACAGTGAGGGGGATTTCAAAGAAGAAGTCGGAGCCTTTGCCGACCTCGGAGACGACAGAGATCTCGCCATTCATGAGGCGGATGAGTTTTTTGGAGATGGCCAGTCCGAGTCCTGTGCCGCCGTATTTGCGTGTGGTGGATGCGTCTGCCTGGGTGAAGGCCTGGAAGAGCATGCCGAGCTTTTCTGCGGGGATGCCGATGCCGGTGTCGCGGACGGAGAAGTGGAGGACGGTTTTTTCGCCGCCACCGGGCACCTGACGGGCGATCTGGCGGACGAAGAGGAGGATTTCGCCCTTTTCGGTGAATTTTAGGGCGTTGCCGACGAGGTTGACGAGGATCTGCTTCACGCGCTGGAAGTCGCCCATGAAGCGGCGTGTGAGGGCGGGGTCGATGTGGACATTGAGCTCGATGCCTTTCTCCGCAGCGCGGTGGGAGAAGACGTCCATGGTTTCACTGAGGAGTTTTTCGATGTCGGCGGGGATGTTTTCGATCTCCATTTTGGCGCTTTCGAGCTTGGAGAAGTCGAGGATGTCATTGATGACGTGGAGGAGGCTCTCACCGGAGGAGCGGATCATGCGGACGAGCTCTTCCTGCTCAGGATCGAGGCCCATTTCAATGAGGAGGCTGGTGGTGCCGATGATGCCGTTCATGGGCGTGCGAATCTCATGCGACATGTTAGCGAGGAAGTCGCTTTTGGCGGCGGTGGCGACTTCTGCCTGCCTGCGGGCTCCTTCGAACTCGGTGAGCATGGTTTGCTTCCGCAGGTCTTCTTCCTGGATGCGCTCGAGGGTCTGATTGAACTCCTGGGAGAGGGCTGCCATTTCGCCGATGCCGCCCTGGGGTAGGCGGATGCCGAGATTGCCCAGGCGCATCTGGCGGAATGCCTGGACGATGGCGGAGAGCTTGGAGGAGCTGGCCTTGGCGATGGCGATGAAGCCGAGCACGGCGATGAAGATGCCGCAAAAGGTGGCGAGCAGGGGGATGGAAAGCCGTGCAGGGGAAAGAATGTGGCCTAGCTGAACGAGAGGCTGACGCACGAGGAGGACTGCGGCGGTGCGGGGGTCGCCTTTGCGATGAATGGGGACGGCGGCGAGGCTCCAGAGACTATGATCCATGTAGCTGAGGGAGCGC
Coding sequences:
- a CDS encoding response regulator, translating into MKSFALFINRHTLLGLSSVVVAVVVNAAVFFWQEYATLRHSQAGYLGAVALSGQFELDRMQITEEQFAGRTPLPADTASLLRMRVDTIEIAPSLTTLGLECLLVPVDVPGLADMVKPLILRAPTHAWDARQTDPGVIEGLIQRVRQGATLVTADSRQQRSLSYMDHSLWSLAAVPIHRKGDPRTAAVLLVRQPLVQLGHILSPARLSIPLLATFCGIFIAVLGFIAIAKASSSKLSAIVQAFRQMRLGNLGIRLPQGGIGEMAALSQEFNQTLERIQEEDLRKQTMLTEFEGARRQAEVATAAKSDFLANMSHEIRTPMNGIIGTTSLLIEMGLDPEQEELVRMIRSSGESLLHVINDILDFSKLESAKMEIENIPADIEKLLSETMDVFSHRAAEKGIELNVHIDPALTRRFMGDFQRVKQILVNLVGNALKFTEKGEILLFVRQIARQVPGGGEKTVLHFSVRDTGIGIPAEKLGMLFQAFTQADASTTRKYGGTGLGLAISKKLIRLMNGEISVVSEVGKGSDFFFEIPLTVAPDGEERSEEIAWIDVVKNRPVVFHSGHPTTQQVLNQCLSAWSMRISILKERSIDDLDTLLDESGIFILDCTRLRPEDAQPLLRHAAAKGAAIITLLPITRAKLDREKFSPPVGCRHLTLSKPIKRRDILRALSELYRMPRRVVVASPVLNAPPLSIPAPILVPTAAPAPPVLRSAASPPAFQGTPQMPLMAQVATYASQQISPPTHDSAASVPASPQPFSDLQSSFETSIVGSRAAAGGHDAQISITTNRAIAKAAKADGGDNFARQHPATILLVEDQPLNQKIACMLLQRLGYTKVDIANNGQEAVDISASNSYDIVFMDLQMPVMGGIDATRAIRSNFNLKKQPSIIAMTGHALVGVKEECREVGMNAFLTKPVSLDDFRRAIPPALSSGAAKVLLTL